In the genome of Myxococcus stipitatus, one region contains:
- a CDS encoding serine/threonine-protein kinase — protein MAADSESTFRIQARAELHGSERGRGEANRGERGPGTLAGEYVLKALLASGGHGSVYEAEHRILGRRAAVKVLHPHLADQGEMLKRFVREARVVNQIRHPNIVDVYDFGLMPDGSPYYVMELLTGRTLGQVVQERGRLSASRARAYLEPVCGALEAAHRAGVVHRDLKASNILVVEEGEKPRVKLLDFGIAKLLHAEPSQEGLTIAGQRLGTAHAMAPEQFRGGAIGAHTDIYALGVLLHQLLTGRYPFLCEDRMELERLHLEAPPPRPSAIAPVSPAVDAVVLRCLEKDASRRYSGVSAFLAALADAAEEPVQPTHRSRLALGVHAEVVLPTAAQDDDALYAALADVLDSLEQGLRAGGFLLALQSGTTLLAVRPLENGAPTPERTAYLREAERALRLLQQTAQKLAEPARARVHLCLHLGQAETRGDSTESEVVGGPVTDVGAWRLRGPEGFALTPAAAIAMEFPEPIHTSRG, from the coding sequence ATGGCGGCCGACTCCGAGAGCACCTTCCGCATCCAGGCGCGTGCGGAGCTGCATGGCTCCGAGCGGGGACGCGGCGAGGCGAACCGGGGAGAGCGCGGACCCGGAACCCTCGCGGGTGAGTACGTCCTCAAGGCCCTCCTGGCATCCGGAGGTCACGGCAGCGTCTATGAGGCCGAGCACCGCATCCTGGGCCGAAGGGCCGCGGTGAAGGTGCTGCACCCCCACCTGGCGGATCAGGGCGAGATGCTCAAGCGCTTCGTGCGCGAGGCCCGCGTGGTGAACCAGATTCGCCACCCCAACATCGTGGACGTCTATGACTTCGGGCTGATGCCGGACGGCAGCCCCTACTACGTCATGGAGCTGCTCACCGGACGGACGCTCGGTCAGGTGGTGCAGGAGCGCGGCCGGCTGTCCGCGTCCCGCGCCCGCGCGTACCTGGAGCCCGTGTGCGGCGCGCTGGAGGCCGCCCACCGCGCGGGCGTGGTCCACCGCGACCTGAAGGCCAGCAACATCCTCGTCGTGGAGGAGGGCGAGAAGCCCCGGGTGAAGCTGCTCGACTTCGGCATCGCCAAGCTGCTGCACGCCGAGCCGTCCCAGGAAGGGCTCACCATCGCCGGCCAGCGGCTGGGCACCGCCCACGCCATGGCCCCCGAGCAGTTCCGAGGCGGCGCCATTGGCGCCCACACCGACATCTACGCGCTGGGCGTGCTCCTGCATCAGCTCCTCACCGGCCGCTACCCCTTCCTCTGCGAGGACCGGATGGAGCTGGAGCGGCTGCACCTGGAGGCCCCGCCGCCCCGCCCCAGCGCCATCGCCCCCGTCTCCCCCGCCGTGGACGCGGTGGTGCTGCGCTGTCTGGAGAAGGACGCCAGCCGCCGCTACAGCGGGGTGAGCGCCTTCCTCGCCGCGCTCGCGGACGCCGCCGAGGAGCCCGTGCAGCCCACGCACCGCTCCCGGCTGGCGCTCGGCGTCCACGCGGAGGTGGTGCTGCCCACCGCCGCGCAGGACGACGACGCCCTGTACGCGGCGCTCGCGGACGTGCTGGACAGCCTGGAGCAGGGCCTGCGCGCGGGAGGCTTCCTGCTCGCGCTCCAGTCCGGCACCACGCTGCTCGCCGTGCGTCCGCTGGAGAACGGTGCCCCCACCCCGGAGCGCACCGCCTACCTGCGCGAGGCCGAGCGCGCGCTGCGCCTGCTGCAACAGACGGCGCAGAAGCTCGCCGAGCCCGCGCGGGCCCGCGTCCATCTCTGCCTGCATCTGGGTCAGGCGGAGACGCGCGGTGACTCCACCGAATCCGAGGTCGTCGGTGGCCCCGTCACCGACGTGGGTGCCTGGAGACTGCGTGGACCGGAGGGCTTCGCCCTCACGCCCGCGGCCGCCATCGCCATGGAGTTCCCGGAGCCCATCCACACCTCCCGGGGATGA
- a CDS encoding OPT family oligopeptide transporter, whose translation MSEPAASPVTQSAGVAQVESVARARPAEGGEPRESTARALGLGGVIGALLAVTNVSMGLKLGWWESGSVMAAVLGFGGMAAVARARGSPYTPLENNLTQVTAVSVGAMPAAAGLLGPLPALMLLGMDVPGVAVAAWSVALGILGVLAAHLLRRRLMEEEALPFPTGIATAELITAMHASEPQENQGRGVWLAVAGVVATGVTVLRDILQRLPGMVAVPGSVGGVPAASLAWGVAWSPMLVAVGMMAGLHLGLSMLLGALVAWGGLSPWLVSTGVVKEAGYDSLLSWLTWPGVGLLVGSALVSLLAQARDFRSAARDLRSLGRGELLPRWAWGWGVGAALLSLGLGVTVFGLSGAQVLLSLVLLLPLCAVCARGAGQVDVSPVTQVGQLSQVAAGVALPGSVASNIAVGGVVSGAAAQTGVSLWALKAGHLLGASSRRMLAAQLLGVLVGSLVSVPAYLLLTRAYGLGSQALPAPFSHQFRAVAELAARGLEGMPAHAALAGGVAAGVGALLTLLARGRLARWVPSPVAMGIGFILPAYFAVTLCLGGIVAAIARWRWPQVTGRNVPALAAGAIAAESLVGVLIGALKLLGVMS comes from the coding sequence ATGAGCGAGCCCGCGGCCTCGCCCGTGACACAGAGTGCTGGAGTGGCGCAGGTGGAGTCGGTGGCGCGGGCGCGTCCCGCGGAGGGCGGCGAGCCGAGGGAGTCGACCGCGCGAGCCCTGGGCCTGGGCGGCGTGATTGGCGCGCTCCTGGCGGTCACCAACGTGTCCATGGGGCTGAAGCTGGGCTGGTGGGAGAGCGGCTCGGTGATGGCGGCGGTGCTGGGGTTCGGAGGGATGGCGGCGGTGGCTCGCGCGCGGGGCTCGCCGTACACGCCGCTGGAGAACAACCTCACGCAGGTGACGGCGGTGTCGGTGGGCGCGATGCCCGCGGCGGCGGGGCTGCTGGGGCCCCTGCCCGCGCTGATGCTGCTGGGGATGGATGTGCCCGGCGTGGCCGTGGCGGCGTGGAGCGTGGCGCTGGGCATCCTCGGCGTGCTGGCCGCGCACCTGCTGCGGAGACGGCTGATGGAGGAGGAGGCGCTGCCTTTCCCCACCGGCATCGCCACCGCGGAGCTCATCACCGCGATGCATGCCTCGGAGCCCCAGGAGAACCAGGGGCGCGGCGTGTGGCTGGCGGTGGCGGGCGTGGTGGCCACGGGGGTCACGGTGCTGCGGGACATCCTCCAGCGCCTTCCGGGAATGGTGGCGGTGCCGGGCTCGGTGGGCGGTGTGCCGGCCGCGTCGCTGGCGTGGGGCGTGGCGTGGAGTCCCATGCTGGTGGCGGTGGGGATGATGGCGGGGCTGCACCTGGGGCTGAGCATGCTGCTGGGGGCGCTGGTGGCATGGGGCGGACTGTCTCCCTGGCTCGTGAGCACGGGCGTGGTGAAGGAGGCGGGCTACGACTCGCTGCTGTCGTGGCTCACCTGGCCCGGAGTGGGGTTGCTGGTGGGCTCGGCCCTGGTGTCGCTGTTGGCGCAGGCCCGCGACTTCCGGAGCGCGGCCCGGGACTTGCGCTCGCTGGGGCGCGGGGAGCTGCTGCCCCGGTGGGCCTGGGGTTGGGGCGTCGGGGCGGCGCTGCTGTCGCTGGGGCTGGGCGTGACGGTGTTCGGTCTGAGCGGGGCTCAGGTGTTGCTGTCACTCGTCCTGCTGTTGCCGCTGTGTGCGGTGTGCGCGCGAGGCGCGGGGCAGGTGGATGTGTCGCCCGTGACGCAGGTGGGGCAGCTGTCCCAGGTGGCCGCGGGGGTGGCGCTGCCGGGAAGCGTGGCCTCCAACATCGCGGTGGGCGGGGTGGTGTCGGGCGCGGCGGCGCAGACGGGCGTGAGCCTGTGGGCCCTCAAGGCGGGACACCTGCTGGGGGCCTCCTCGCGGCGGATGCTGGCGGCGCAGCTGTTGGGCGTGCTGGTGGGCTCGCTGGTGAGCGTGCCGGCGTATCTGCTGCTGACGCGGGCGTATGGCCTGGGCTCGCAGGCGCTGCCCGCGCCCTTCTCGCATCAGTTCCGCGCGGTGGCGGAGCTGGCGGCGCGCGGGCTGGAGGGAATGCCGGCGCACGCGGCGCTCGCGGGCGGCGTGGCCGCGGGCGTGGGGGCGCTCCTGACACTGCTCGCGCGCGGGCGGCTGGCGCGGTGGGTGCCGTCTCCGGTGGCCATGGGCATCGGGTTCATCCTCCCCGCCTACTTCGCGGTGACGCTGTGCCTGGGAGGAATCGTCGCGGCCATTGCCCGGTGGCGCTGGCCCCAGGTGACGGGGCGCAACGTGCCCGCGCTGGCGGCGGGCGCCATCGCCGCGGAGTCCCTGGTGGGCGTGCTCATCGGCGCGCTCAAGCTGCTGGGCGTCATGTCCTGA
- a CDS encoding serine/threonine-protein kinase — MNGLLVLDAPEGTDIAGYTVEGLLGAGGCGVVYRASRDGQSVALKLQSLEHLGERAVREVDTLTRLAHHNVVGFRAGGLFPPEAPEWLYLAMEYVRGRPLAQWVEEENPGARRVAELALGMARGLEAAHASDVLHRDIKEANVLVREEDGTPVLMDFGVGESSGAPRPPRGVLPPGTPRYRSPEALRFRREGREGVYPPTAADDLYALGVVLYWMLTARHPFENVETPEGELAVIHHPPVTPGAINRRVPWVLSELCLRLLSKEPWRRGTASTCRVALELALTGAEAAWDVPLFPNAAELPADLQGPGTASRGRRTTQTGGLPAYPGAAEPVETPRLVVHARPVSRRAHRRELPRTLLALGVGACLMGGAWWARRWHPAVLATSLSSRAHGEEPDARPGPVP; from the coding sequence ATGAACGGTCTTCTCGTCCTGGATGCCCCCGAAGGCACGGACATCGCCGGCTACACGGTGGAGGGCCTGCTGGGCGCTGGAGGCTGCGGCGTGGTGTATCGCGCCTCGCGTGACGGGCAGTCCGTGGCGCTCAAGCTCCAGTCCCTGGAGCACCTGGGCGAGCGCGCCGTGCGCGAGGTGGACACGCTGACGCGGCTGGCTCATCACAACGTGGTGGGCTTTCGCGCGGGAGGGCTCTTCCCTCCCGAGGCGCCCGAGTGGCTCTACCTGGCCATGGAGTACGTGCGCGGGCGCCCCCTGGCGCAGTGGGTGGAGGAGGAGAACCCCGGCGCGCGCCGCGTGGCGGAGCTGGCGCTGGGGATGGCGCGAGGACTGGAAGCGGCGCACGCCTCCGACGTGCTCCACCGCGACATCAAGGAAGCCAACGTCCTGGTGCGCGAGGAGGACGGCACGCCGGTGCTGATGGACTTCGGCGTGGGCGAGTCCTCGGGAGCACCGCGGCCTCCGCGCGGGGTGCTGCCGCCCGGCACGCCGCGATACCGCAGCCCGGAGGCGCTGAGGTTCCGGCGCGAGGGACGCGAGGGCGTCTACCCGCCCACCGCCGCGGATGACCTGTATGCGCTGGGCGTCGTCCTCTACTGGATGCTGACCGCGCGCCACCCCTTCGAGAACGTGGAGACCCCCGAGGGCGAGCTGGCCGTCATCCACCATCCGCCCGTCACACCCGGCGCCATCAACCGGCGCGTGCCGTGGGTGCTCAGCGAGCTGTGCTTGCGACTGCTGTCGAAGGAGCCCTGGCGGCGGGGCACCGCGAGCACGTGCCGCGTGGCGCTGGAGCTGGCGCTGACCGGCGCCGAGGCGGCCTGGGATGTGCCGCTGTTTCCGAATGCCGCCGAGCTGCCCGCCGACCTCCAAGGCCCTGGGACGGCGTCGCGCGGCCGACGCACGACCCAGACGGGCGGCCTGCCCGCATACCCGGGGGCGGCGGAGCCGGTGGAGACGCCTCGGCTCGTCGTGCATGCCCGGCCCGTGTCGCGGCGCGCGCACCGCCGGGAGCTTCCGCGCACCCTGCTCGCGCTGGGCGTGGGGGCGTGCCTGATGGGCGGCGCCTGGTGGGCGCGGCGCTGGCACCCCGCCGTCCTCGCGACGTCGCTGAGCAGCCGCGCGCACGGGGAGGAGCCGGACGCGCGCCCAGGGCCAGTGCCCTGA
- a CDS encoding PAS domain S-box protein, which yields MTTLDDLTTCAGLALAPPSSTGACLILISTTTPAAIGRAFRLEPGEHIIGRGSDATVRIDDHGVSRKHARIVRAPDGGCHVTDLESTNGTLLNGTPIATAELQEGDRLQIGTVTVFRFSKREVLEQREEQLRQALSAARVGIWDWNAQSGRVTWSEQVDRLLGLPVGKLSGRAMELEEVVHPGDLPRVREALSIALEKKTQVDVDYRIEPPGSGWRWISCKGDVLCDAAGVPARVTGTVMDITARKQAEQELNRQALIFESIYDGVVITDLGGGIIDWNASAERMFGRNKSEAMGQTLFRVLHPDEPDRMTGMVLAGLEKQGRWSGELEFKRRDGTTCWCESVVVPLRDSEGRAIANIMVHRDTSERKQLQAHLVVADRLASVGTLGAGVAHEINNPLAYMLVNLHLVREGLERMESHVPAAAIASLQQLVRETTEGAERIATIVRDLKVFARGEQEVRLMPVDVRRAVELACKMADNVIRHRARLVTEFEPVAPVEASESRLCQVFLNLLLNAAQAIPEDGSPEYEHEIRVIIRAGDRGRVLVEVRDTGMGMTPEVMDRIFDPFFTTKPVGVGTGLGLSICHGIIESMGGSIHAESEPGRGSTFRVVLRAATRELEVLPRLQSVVQVNARARILVVDDEPNVTLALQRSLAADHEVATANSAQAALRLLNEGSRFDLILCDVMMPGMTGMDLYHELGRCAPEQAGRMVFMTGGAFTPRTVSFLREVPNLKISKPLDLTQLRELVGRSAEAGR from the coding sequence ATGACGACCTTGGATGACCTCACGACCTGCGCCGGACTGGCGCTGGCTCCACCTTCCTCGACGGGCGCCTGTCTCATCCTCATCAGCACGACGACGCCGGCCGCCATCGGCCGGGCGTTCCGGCTGGAGCCGGGGGAGCACATCATCGGCCGGGGCTCGGATGCCACCGTCCGCATCGACGACCACGGGGTGTCGCGCAAGCATGCCCGCATCGTCCGCGCGCCGGATGGGGGCTGCCATGTCACGGACCTGGAATCCACCAACGGCACGCTGCTCAACGGCACGCCCATCGCCACGGCGGAGCTCCAGGAGGGGGACCGCCTCCAGATTGGCACCGTCACCGTGTTCCGCTTCTCCAAGCGCGAGGTGCTGGAGCAGCGCGAGGAGCAGCTGCGCCAGGCGCTGTCCGCCGCGCGCGTGGGCATCTGGGATTGGAATGCGCAGAGCGGCCGGGTGACGTGGAGCGAACAGGTGGACCGGCTCCTGGGGTTGCCCGTGGGCAAGCTGTCCGGCCGCGCCATGGAGTTGGAGGAGGTCGTGCACCCGGGAGACCTGCCGCGTGTGCGCGAGGCGCTCTCCATCGCCCTGGAGAAGAAGACGCAGGTGGATGTGGACTATCGGATTGAGCCGCCGGGCAGCGGCTGGCGGTGGATATCCTGCAAGGGGGACGTGCTGTGTGACGCGGCGGGAGTGCCGGCGCGGGTGACGGGCACGGTGATGGACATCACCGCGCGCAAGCAGGCCGAACAGGAGCTCAACCGCCAGGCGCTCATCTTCGAGAGCATCTACGACGGCGTGGTGATTACGGACCTGGGCGGCGGCATCATCGACTGGAACGCCAGCGCGGAGCGGATGTTCGGCCGCAACAAGTCGGAGGCCATGGGGCAGACGCTGTTCCGCGTGCTCCACCCGGACGAGCCCGACCGGATGACGGGCATGGTGCTGGCGGGCCTGGAGAAGCAGGGGCGCTGGAGCGGGGAGCTGGAGTTCAAGCGCCGCGACGGCACCACGTGCTGGTGCGAGTCGGTGGTGGTGCCGCTGCGCGACAGCGAGGGGCGCGCCATCGCCAACATCATGGTCCACCGCGACACCTCCGAGCGGAAGCAGCTCCAGGCGCACCTCGTCGTGGCGGACCGGCTGGCGTCGGTGGGCACGCTGGGCGCGGGTGTGGCGCACGAAATCAACAACCCCCTGGCCTACATGCTGGTCAACCTGCACCTCGTGCGGGAGGGCCTGGAGCGGATGGAGAGCCACGTCCCCGCGGCGGCCATCGCCTCGCTGCAGCAGCTGGTGCGCGAGACGACGGAGGGCGCCGAGCGCATCGCCACCATCGTCCGCGACCTGAAGGTCTTCGCGCGCGGCGAGCAGGAGGTGCGGCTGATGCCGGTGGACGTGCGCCGCGCGGTGGAGCTGGCGTGCAAGATGGCGGACAACGTCATCCGCCACCGCGCCCGGCTCGTGACGGAGTTCGAGCCGGTGGCGCCCGTGGAGGCCAGCGAGTCGCGGCTGTGCCAGGTGTTCCTCAACCTGCTGCTCAACGCGGCGCAGGCGATTCCGGAGGATGGCTCGCCGGAGTACGAGCATGAGATTCGCGTCATCATCCGCGCGGGGGACCGCGGGCGGGTGCTGGTGGAGGTGCGGGACACGGGCATGGGGATGACGCCCGAGGTGATGGACCGCATCTTCGACCCGTTCTTCACCACCAAGCCGGTGGGCGTGGGCACGGGGCTGGGGCTGTCCATCTGCCACGGCATCATCGAGTCCATGGGCGGCTCCATCCACGCGGAGAGCGAGCCGGGCCGGGGCAGCACCTTCCGCGTGGTGCTGCGCGCGGCGACGCGGGAGCTGGAGGTGCTGCCGCGCCTGCAGTCGGTGGTGCAGGTGAACGCGCGGGCGCGCATCCTCGTCGTGGATGACGAGCCCAACGTGACGCTGGCGCTCCAGCGCTCGCTGGCGGCGGACCACGAGGTCGCCACGGCGAACAGCGCCCAGGCGGCGCTGCGGCTGCTCAACGAGGGCAGCCGCTTCGACCTCATCTTGTGCGACGTGATGATGCCGGGGATGACGGGCATGGACCTGTACCACGAGCTGGGGCGCTGCGCCCCGGAGCAGGCGGGCCGCATGGTGTTCATGACGGGAGGGGCCTTCACGCCCCGCACGGTGTCCTTCCTGCGGGAGGTGCCGAACTTGAAGATATCCAAGCCGCTGGACCTCACGCAGCTGCGGGAGCTGGTGGGACGCTCGGCGGAGGCGGGTCGATGA
- a CDS encoding sensor histidine kinase encodes MTLRARVLLMSAVAQRRGTLRRAFHARQGRTHGTSSASADFSREAAEAGRRLEETVRERTAELEAANAKLSRSLEQLHATQAQLLFADRLIALGRIAAGVGHEINNPLAFILSNLEYIHQELQQKEELAEQERQEVLEALAETRDGAERIRLIVRDLQTLSRSEDVGSGPSDVGSVVRTAAKMAMHELRHRARLVVECDGVPPVQGNGARLGQVFLNLLLNAAQAIVPGQVEVNEVRVVASEAMPGRVVAVEVRDTGCGISPEHRERIFDPFFTTKPLGVGTGLGLAVCHGIVTSLGGTLTVESAPGQGSTFRVTLPVAGAFALPPRQLDAVV; translated from the coding sequence ATGACGCTACGAGCCAGGGTGCTGTTGATGTCGGCGGTGGCCCAGAGGCGCGGCACGCTGCGGCGTGCGTTCCACGCCCGCCAGGGCCGCACCCACGGCACGTCCAGCGCCAGCGCCGACTTCTCGCGCGAGGCCGCGGAGGCCGGACGGCGGCTGGAGGAGACGGTCCGCGAGCGCACCGCGGAGCTCGAGGCCGCCAACGCGAAGCTGTCCCGCAGCCTGGAGCAGCTGCACGCCACCCAGGCACAGCTGCTCTTCGCGGACCGGCTCATCGCCCTGGGCCGCATCGCCGCGGGCGTCGGTCACGAAATCAACAACCCCCTGGCCTTCATCCTCAGCAACCTGGAGTACATCCACCAGGAGCTCCAGCAGAAGGAGGAGCTGGCCGAGCAGGAGCGCCAGGAGGTGCTCGAGGCGCTGGCGGAGACGCGCGACGGCGCCGAGCGCATCCGCCTCATCGTCCGGGACCTCCAGACGCTCTCCCGCTCCGAGGACGTGGGCAGTGGACCGTCGGACGTGGGCTCGGTGGTGCGCACGGCGGCGAAGATGGCCATGCACGAGCTGCGGCACCGCGCGCGCCTCGTCGTGGAGTGCGACGGCGTGCCTCCGGTGCAAGGCAACGGCGCGCGGCTGGGACAGGTGTTCCTCAACCTGCTGCTCAACGCGGCACAGGCCATCGTCCCCGGCCAGGTGGAGGTCAACGAGGTGCGCGTCGTCGCGAGCGAGGCCATGCCCGGCCGCGTCGTCGCGGTGGAGGTGCGCGACACCGGCTGCGGCATCTCCCCCGAGCACCGCGAGCGCATCTTCGACCCGTTCTTCACCACCAAGCCGCTGGGCGTGGGCACGGGCCTGGGCCTCGCCGTGTGCCACGGCATCGTCACGTCCCTGGGTGGCACGCTGACGGTGGAGAGCGCCCCCGGCCAGGGCAGCACCTTCCGCGTCACCCTGCCCGTGGCCGGCGCCTTCGCCCTGCCCCCGCGACAGCTGGACGCCGTCGTCTGA